In the genome of Streptomyces aquilus, the window CGAGGCCGCACAGACCGAGGCCCAGAGCGTCCTTGAGCAGTACAAGGCACAGCTCGCCGAGGCCCGCCACGAGGCCGCGCGCCTGCGCCAGGAGGCGCAGGAGCAGGGCGCCACGCTCATCGCCGAGATGCGCGCGGAAGGCCAGCGGCAGCGTGAGGAGATCATCGCCGCCGGTCACGCGCAGATCGAGGCCGACCGCAAGGCCGCCTCGCAGGCGCTGCGCCAGGACGTGGGCAAGCTCGCCACCGACCTGGCCGGCAAGCTCGTCGGCGAGTCCCTGGAGGACCACGCC includes:
- a CDS encoding F0F1 ATP synthase subunit B, whose amino-acid sequence is MNHALVQLAAEAEKENPLIPPWPELVIGLIAFVIVFGFLAKKLLPTINKVLEERREAIEGGIEKAEAAQTEAQSVLEQYKAQLAEARHEAARLRQEAQEQGATLIAEMRAEGQRQREEIIAAGHAQIEADRKAASQALRQDVGKLATDLAGKLVGESLEDHARQSRVIDRFLDELEEKAEAAR